Below is a window of bacterium DNA.
GAACAGCCCACATCTAATATCTTGCCTCTCGATTGATATTGATTCATCCAGGCTATCTTTTCCTTGAAAAACTCCCTTCTTTCCTCCTTTACCTCATCTGGAGAATCAGTGTGATAATCCTCTGAGTAGATACTACCCAGAGCCTCTTCTGTCAATCTGGGATTTACATAGACCAGCCCACACTCCTGACACTTAACTACCCGGAAGGAATTTTTGACCACCAACAGCCTGGAATCGTTAGAACCGCATATATTGCAAGAAACTTCAATACGCTCCAATTTTTCTAATCCTTATTTGATGGTTAGACAAAAACGAGCCATCTCTTCCTTACATAGTGACAAAATAAGAAGCCGCCGCGTAATCAAGGGAATCCTGGTCTAGTTTAGGTTTCACTCCCCGGTAAGCCGCCTGATCAATGATATGATTCGCTAAATCACGAGGATGACAGGCTCGAAAGGGTCTTCTCTCCGCTTGATAATATCTTTCGATAAGATAGTCAACCGTCTCCTCAGTATATTCTATCCCCTTCGCCAGACATACCCGCCGAAAAATCTCCCGGTATTCTTCCTCTGTTGGATCTTTGATTTCAGTTTTATAACTAATCCGGCGAAGAAAGGCTTCATCTACTAAATCCCTCGGATCAAGGTTAGTTGCATAAACAATAAAAGAAGAGAAAGGAACCTCAATCTTTTTGCCGGTATGAAGGGTGAGGTAGTCAAACCTTTTCTCTAAGGGGACGATCCATCGGTTGAGCAAATCCCTGGGAGCCACCCTTTGACGGCCAAAATCATCAATCAGAAGCATCCCACCATTGGCCTTAAGTTGAAAGGGGGCCTCATAAAATCTGGCCTTCTCTTCATAGATCAGATCTAACTCCTCTAAAGTTAGTTCTCCCCCCACCTCCACTATGGGACGTTTTATCATTATCCAGCGTTCATCACATCGCCTGGAATCATCCTCTTTTACTTCAAAATGATAACCCGGATCAAAGAGTTTTATGATCTGATTGTCAATGGTAATGGCGTAGGGGACCAGGGTATAACTCGAAAAGAGGTTAGCTATGGCCTCCGCAATACACGTCTTCCCGTTTCCTGGTGGCCCATAGAGAAAGATGGATTTATTAGAATTGACCGCTGGACCCAACTGGTCAAAAATCTTAGGCTCAAGAACCAAATGAGAAAGGGCGGCCGTTAGCGCCTCTTTACTAACCGGTGTCCCCCTTAATTCGTCTCTTTTAACTAAAGAAGAATAAGCATCCAGGGGTACCGGAGCCGGACCGACATAACTATTATCTATTAATGCCTCGGCTGCCTTGGCCCTACCCCTTTCCGTCAATTCATAACGCCAGGAGAAAGGAAAATAAGTGGTCCCCCCCTTTATCTCGCATAATTTTTCATCCTTCAGAAAACGGAGGGTCTCTTCAACTACCTTCGGGTAGGGCAGTTTCAGGCTGGCGGCCAGTTCATCCCCAATGGTGATGGCGCTCGTATATATTACTTTCAGGGTTAAATCAGCCAATAAACGGAGAGTAAGGCCAGTCTCTTCCAGATTTTTAGGTTGAAGTGGTCTGTTTTCCACCTACTACACCTCCTGGCCACCATCAACTATAAGGAAAGAATATGTAGTTATCCCCGCAATTATCTCTGTCTTAACATCCGTCCCCTGTGCCTTTAATTTAAAAATCCTTTCTAACACCGGTATCCCCTCCTGTTAATCAGATACGAGTAGACGGCCGTCAGATATCAAACCTCTGTCTACTAGAGTATATATAGTATAAAATTAGATTTTTGTCAAGTATAAAGAAGGTAATATACTGACTTATAAACTGCATCCCCTCGATAAATATATCCATATCAGAAAGGTGGACGGTTTTCTATTTTCGAAACCCTGGTTTATAAAAAAACTGATTCAAGAAGATATATATTTTTTTACAGCCGTAAGTTGCTTGGTATACATATATTAGAAATAAAAAAATTATTTTTTTATTTTTTTCGACTTGTCTTTTTGAGGAGGTGTGATATAATAGCCTCCGAATGAGAGAGGACCTTAGAGAAGACTTTTTGCCGGCATTTAGTCATTAATTATAGCCGTATTTCCTTAAAAAGGTTGAACTTATAAATATAATGGTGATAATAGTAATTTTTTCCCCATCACTAACTACCAATCACTTACCACTCCAAAAACCTTACAAAATCACCAAAGCCAATAGACAATAGGGTATTCTTCCCTATGCCTATTACCTATTGTCTATTGGTTAAGTTACATTATCATAACTAATTATAACTTATTAACAATTATGGATAACTTTGTGTGTAATTCCTGCAAGGACTTAGATAAAGTCTAAGGTAAAAGTTTTACAAGCTCAGTTAGTTAGCCAAGAGCCAATAGGCAATAGCCAATAGGGCATTATGCCTATTACCTATTGGCTATTAGTTAAATTGTAGTATTATAACCAGTTATAACTTACTAACAATTGTGGATAACTATGTGTGTAACTCCTGCAAGGTTTTAGTAGACAGAGGTAAAAATAAGGCGTTATTTTAAAACAGCTTAATCCATTATGAATAAGTTGTGAGTAAATCTTCCGCTTTCCTCGAGAAGTGGGAAGGGGAGCACATCCATAGATAAAAATGGGAGGAAATAAAAAATGAGGACGGCTAACCTTTGGGATGAAACTTTAAAGGTAATGCAAGACAAAGTGGATCCCCATACCTTTGAAAGTTGGTTTAAACCAACACGATATCTATCTATTTCTCCTGATTCATTAGAAATCGAGGTTCCCAATAAATTATTTAAAGATTGGTTAATTAATCATCACTACGCCGACCTAAATAGGGTTGTTTCCCATTTGAATGATAAACCAATCTCTCTTAATTTTGTTATCTCTGATGAGAAAGATAATTCTCTTATAAAAAAGCCGGTGGTCATAAAAAAGAATTTTAATACTCGAACATATTTAAATCAAAAATATAACTTCGATACCTTTGTGGTAGGTAAAAGTAATGAG
It encodes the following:
- a CDS encoding ATP-binding protein; this encodes MENRPLQPKNLEETGLTLRLLADLTLKVIYTSAITIGDELAASLKLPYPKVVEETLRFLKDEKLCEIKGGTTYFPFSWRYELTERGRAKAAEALIDNSYVGPAPVPLDAYSSLVKRDELRGTPVSKEALTAALSHLVLEPKIFDQLGPAVNSNKSIFLYGPPGNGKTCIAEAIANLFSSYTLVPYAITIDNQIIKLFDPGYHFEVKEDDSRRCDERWIMIKRPIVEVGGELTLEELDLIYEEKARFYEAPFQLKANGGMLLIDDFGRQRVAPRDLLNRWIVPLEKRFDYLTLHTGKKIEVPFSSFIVYATNLDPRDLVDEAFLRRISYKTEIKDPTEEEYREIFRRVCLAKGIEYTEETVDYLIERYYQAERRPFRACHPRDLANHIIDQAAYRGVKPKLDQDSLDYAAASYFVTM